In Primulina eburnea isolate SZY01 chromosome 3, ASM2296580v1, whole genome shotgun sequence, one DNA window encodes the following:
- the LOC140827947 gene encoding acetate--CoA ligase CCL3-like: MAPVEKDIDDLPRNSANYTALTPLGFLERAATVHPNRKSVIHGSLSYTWLQTYNRCCRMASALTKRGVTVGCTVAVIAPNIPAIYEAHFGVPMSGAVLNAVNIRLNAQTIAFLLGHSQSGVIIVDQEFYTLAEEALSIMKDKSNGNYKIPIMIVVADKKCNPKSLQHALRKGAIEYEKFLESGDPEFSWKPPEDEWQSIALGYTSGTTASPKGVVLHHRGAYLMALSNAIVWGMGEGAVYLWTLPMFHCNGWCFPWTLAVLCGTSICLRQVTAKGVYSAIANLGVNYFCAAPVVLNTIANAPKNESILPLPRVVHVMTAGATPPPSILSAMSRRGFRVTHTYGLSETYGPSAICAWKPEWDLLSPEEQTRLNSRQGVRYVGLEGLDVVDMKSMTPVLADGKAVGEIVFRGNVVMKGYLKNPEANQEAFSSGWFHSGDIGVKHPDGYIEIKDRSKDIIISGGENISSVEVENILYQHPAIFEVSVVARPDEQWGESPCAFVTLKADADASDKQRLADDIMKFSRSKMPAYWVPKSVLFGPLPKTATGKIQKHILRSKAKEMGPVKKSRL; this comes from the exons ATGGCGCCGGTGGAGAAAGATATCGATGACCTGCCTAGGAATAGTGCTAATTACACCGCTTTGACGCCGCTGGGATTCCTGGAACGGGCTGCCACTGTTCACCCGAACCGGAAGTCCGTGATCCATGGCTCCTTGTCTTACACGTGGCTCCAGACTTACAACCGGTGCTGCCGGATGGCATCAGCCCTCACCAAGAGAGGCGTCACCGTTGGTTGCACC GTAGCTGTAATTGCACCAAACATTCCAGCCATATATGAAGCTCATTTTGGAGTTCCAATGTCTGGAGCTGTACTAAATGCTGTCAATATTCGTCTGAATGCACAAACAATTGCTTTTCTCCTGGGACATTCTCAATCCGGTGTTATAATTGTGGATCAAGAATTCTATACCTTGGCAGAGGAAGCATTGTCGATCATGAAGGATAAAAGCAATGGCAATTATAAGATTCCAATTATGATTGTTGTAGCTGATAAAAAGTGCAACCCAAAGTCACTCCAACATGCACTCAGAAAAGGGGCAATTGAATACGAGAAGTTCTTGGAATCTGGTGACCCTGAATTTTCTTGGAAACCACCTGAGGACGAGTGGCAGAGCATTGCTCTGGGGTATACTTCTGGTACGACAGCTAGTCCTAAAGGAGTGGTGTTGCATCATAGAGGGGCCTACCTTATGGCTTTGAGTAATGCAATTGTATGGGGAATGGGGGAAGGAGCTGTTTACTTGTGGACTTTGCCCATGTTCCACTGCAATGGTTGGTGTTTTCCATGGACTCTTGCGGTCCTTTGCGGTACAAGCATATGCCTTAGACAG GTCACAGCTAAAGGCGTCTATTCAGCTATAGCTAATCTTGGAGTGAACTATTTCTGTGCTGCACCAGTGGTTCTCAATACTATTGCAAATGCCCCAAAAAATGAGTCCATTCTTCCGCTTCCACGTGTTGTCCATGTAATGACAGCTGGTGCGACGCCACCTCCTTCTATTCTGTCGGCGATGTCACGGAGAGGCTTTCGAGTCACTCACACTTATGGTCTTTCTGAAACGTATGGCCCCTCGGCCATATGCGCGTGGAAGCCCGAGTGGGATTTGCTATCACCAGAAGAACAAACACGATTGAATTCCAGGCAAGGAGTCCGATATGTAGGCCTAGAAGGCTTGGATGTTGTTGACATGAAAAGCATGACTCCTGTACTTGCGGATGGCAAAGCTGTCGGAGAAATTGTGTTCAGGGGGAATGTTGTGATGAAGGGCTATCTGAAGAACCCTGAAGCAAACCAAGAAGCTTTTAGTAGTGGTTGGTTTCATTCCGGTGATATTGGTGTAAAGCATCCAGATGGCTACATAGAAATAAAAGACAGATCAAAGGACATAATTATATCAGGTGGAGAAAATATTAGTAGCGTAGAGGTAGAAAATATTCTGTACCAGCACCCTGCGATATTTGAAGTGTCGGTAGTGGCCAGGCCAGATGAGCAGTGGGGTGAATCACCTTGTGCATTTGTGACGCTAAAGGCAGATGCTGATGCTTCTGATAAGCAGCGGTTAGCTGATGATATAATGAAGTTCAGTCGTTCAAAGATGCCTGCATATTGGGTTCCAAAATCAGTGCTATTTGGACCATTGCCAAAAACGGCAACCGGAAAAATACAGAAACACATTCTAAGATCCAAGGCTAAGGAGATGGGACCTGTCAAGAAGAGTAGATTGTAA